In Gordonia phthalatica, one genomic interval encodes:
- a CDS encoding amidohydrolase family protein: protein MNPTRISNVTAPDGQRVDIALVDGAIAAITPHRSDPAVADTVIDGAGALVLPAFVDGHCHLDKTFLGAPWQPHLASGSLRERIANEKVLRSSIGVPVVERATALVDQMVAFGTGHVRSHVDIDLEAGLDGLHALLQVRDAVRDRLGIQLVAFPQSGVVTAPGVADLLDAALAEGAELFGGLDPVGFDDDMNGQLDVIFGLADKHGAGIDIHLHDGGTVGTAQLRAIAERTRALGLGGKVTVSHAYALGQVYGDELDSTAQALGDAGVSILTNGPAGTMPPILRLREHGVRVFAGSDNIRDAWWPYGNGDMLERATIIGLEGGLMNDDDLAVLASLTTDVAADVLGVADYGLRAGGRADLVLVDAQSVPEAVAAHPPRKLVLHGGRVVHQA, encoded by the coding sequence GTGAATCCCACTCGCATCAGCAACGTCACCGCACCCGATGGGCAGCGCGTCGACATCGCTCTCGTCGACGGTGCGATCGCCGCGATCACGCCCCATCGGTCCGACCCCGCAGTCGCCGACACCGTGATCGACGGTGCCGGCGCGCTGGTGCTGCCCGCGTTCGTCGACGGTCACTGCCACCTGGACAAGACCTTCCTGGGCGCGCCGTGGCAGCCGCACCTCGCGTCGGGGTCGCTGCGTGAGCGGATCGCGAACGAGAAGGTGCTCCGCAGCAGCATCGGCGTGCCGGTCGTCGAGCGTGCGACGGCCCTCGTCGACCAGATGGTCGCCTTCGGCACCGGGCACGTTCGCTCGCACGTCGACATCGATCTCGAAGCCGGGCTCGACGGCCTCCACGCGCTCCTGCAGGTCCGCGACGCCGTGCGCGATCGCCTCGGCATCCAGCTCGTCGCGTTCCCGCAGAGCGGCGTCGTCACCGCACCCGGTGTCGCCGACCTGCTCGACGCGGCCCTCGCCGAGGGCGCCGAACTCTTCGGCGGCCTCGATCCCGTCGGATTCGACGACGACATGAACGGCCAGCTCGACGTGATCTTCGGCCTCGCAGACAAGCACGGCGCGGGCATCGACATCCACCTGCACGACGGCGGCACCGTCGGCACCGCGCAGCTGCGCGCCATCGCCGAGCGGACCCGCGCCCTCGGTCTCGGTGGCAAGGTGACGGTCAGCCACGCGTACGCGCTCGGCCAGGTGTACGGCGACGAGCTCGACAGCACCGCGCAGGCGCTCGGCGACGCGGGAGTCTCGATCCTCACCAACGGTCCGGCAGGCACCATGCCGCCGATCCTGCGTCTGCGCGAGCACGGCGTCCGCGTCTTCGCCGGCTCGGACAACATCCGGGACGCCTGGTGGCCGTACGGCAATGGCGACATGCTCGAGCGCGCCACCATCATCGGCCTCGAAGGCGGCCTGATGAACGACGACGACCTCGCAGTCCTCGCGTCGCTGACCACCGACGTCGCCGCCGACGTCCTCGGAGTGGCCGACTACGGGTTGCGCGCGGGCGGTCGTGCGGACCTGGTCCTCGTCGACGCGCAGAGCGTTCCCGAGGCCGTCGCCGCCCACCCGCCACGGAAGCTGGTCCTGCACGGCGGCCGCGTGGTGCACCAGGCGTAG